The genomic stretch CAAGAATTTACTTGTATTTTGTATCTAAGATGAAATAAATCTCATGTAACTCCACCATAACTCCACCAGTGTACCTTtttatgttttgttttgtttcatTGTAAATATTACTCTAAGATAGTTTAACAAGTTTAACATTCTAGAGCAGCACCTCTGAAACTACGTTGTAATGTTATATGTTAATTTTTAGATAATTAATGAGATTAATTattatgcactgtcagtgtaaaaagttttacactgtcaatgcatcacaatcatccatttgtattattttttaagtggttaaaataaaagtcaaacattttaaataaatcaatggttgtgattaactgacagtgtaaaaaatctttacattgtcagtgtatatcaattaaattcataaTTAATATATGACGTTACAAATGTGCTATTAAAAAGGCTTAAGATATATTTGGAAATAATATGCAACACACAATTTTCTTCCTTCGTTATAGTTTCGCTATACTCTCTCTAAAAGCTTTATCTTTTTCCTCCTCAAATTCAAAGTAGCTTTAATGTAACCTCAGATCTGTGGTGGTGCGATCGGTCATCTTGGTCCCATCACCATCAAATCCTTTTGGCGGGGTTGCTTTTTATCATGCCGGAGGTGAGTGGTTTGCAGCGGTGGTTTCTTTCTCGTCGGAGTTTTCGTGGCTATTTTAGGTTATCCGGCGCCGACAGTTATGTTGTCTTCTCCGGCGGATCTATTTAACGACTGTGGTTTTACCAGTCGCATGTTCGTATTTCTGGTGCAAGTTTGGTGTCCTTATCTTTTGATCTTCCGATTGTTTCTAGATTTGTTGAGTCTGCAGATTTTGAGTTTTAGGGTTTGCCTCTTTTGCACCGGTGCCTACTTTATGTATGTATCAGTCATCCTGATTGATATCAGATTGACTGGACATTCATATCATTTTTTGATGTTGGAATGTTTGGCTCGAAAGAGTTTTGTTGCTTACTATTTTATGTGATACTTGATACAGTGGGTTGTTAGACCGCGAACTTGTTTCCGTGTTGGCGGTCAGGTTCATTCGTCATTCTTGAAGATTTAGATTATATGCCTAGTACATAAACTACTATTTTTTGCAATGCGGTTTCACGCCCACACGCGGGTTCGTTGGATTTGTACTTATAATGCGTGTTTGTTAGCTAAGAatttaaatttagattttttatttatttatccTTTAAGATTGCTTTGTACTCTCTCCGACCTTATATATAAGTCaaagttttcaaaaaaaaattggCCTTAAATATAAGTGTAATTGTGTTATGTCTTTTACCTGAATTCAAGAAAATTAAATGTATTTAACTATCATTTTTAATAAGCGTGAAAAATGTCTTTTTTCTCATAGATCAGGCCGGAGTAGTATTAACTTTTGATGGTATTCTCTCCGACCTTATTTATAAACAAAAGTCTTTTAATTTTTTTGGTTTTAAATATAAGCAAATGTCTTTATTCCAAAAGTATCTCTgcattaattatttaatattattaGTAGAAGACAATTTAATCGAGGGTATATTAGTAATTGTGTTGTCTCTCTCACATAAAATCAAAAAACTTAAATGCATTGATCTGTATTTTTTAATAAACGTGAACCTTGtcatttttatttataaataagACAGGAATGGTATGTTTTTAATCTTTGTGTActctattttttattttaatgcaattaTTAGAAAAGAAATGGGAAAATTTTGTGTTTTCCATGGCATAAGGCCACGACGGGTGCACATATTCATAGGCTTGTTGTGTTAACTTTGAGAAATGGTCAGCTATTTTGATTTCAATGAGGTATTGTCAAATTTCATTTTCAAAGCAGTGGTTTCCAAGCCACAACAACCATTTCAATTTATATTATTTATGTATTGTAAGCAATATTTCTCAATTTCTCTAATATTATGTCCTTATGTCTctaatatttttaaaaatgaataaatCTTAATTAATACATTTAAATTGTctaaaattttattttgattgatgGAATGAAACCCAATTGAGTGGTGTGGGGTGAAATAGAACTAAACTttattgtttgaatttattaAAATTGGATAGAGTAGAATGAATTGAGTGATATTAActtcattttattttattatttatcATTATATTTTTTCTTCACTAATTTGTAATGAACAAAAACTTGTTATTTTGAATATAATGTTGAACTTATTTTATTCCGTTTTAAAGTATCTAAACTATTTAAATGTAATTTTCATTCCAATTCGTTCTATTTTCTTAAACATTACCGAAATTTTCAATTTCTCATCATTTTCATTTATGTCATATATAAACACATTCAAGGAGATGAGAAGAAACTACAAGGACGATTTTAAAACGAGTATAAATGGAAACGCAAACGCATAAATTGGAGATATTTATGGAGATTTTCAGCACTTTGTAAGAAACATAACATTGAGATAGACAAGAAATTACAATGAGGATGCTTCCAACTAGCCTTGAATTAGTGGCCGTAAAACCGAACCAACTCAATATAAAATTATAAATCAAatgaaaataaattgaaaatCGTAAAAAATCATATTTTATTTGGATGTGTTTGGACCATATTTTAACAACCGTACGGTTCGATTCGAACTAAATTAGATTAAACTGTGTTATGTTACAATTCAAATTTAATTTAACTCACGTTCAACTCAAACTTAAATATATTATGTCTTAGTCTTACGATTATGAACGATTTTTTTACGATTATGAATGATTTTCTATACCTCATATTTAAAGTTTCAGTCTTCTCAAATCTCTTTTAAAAATATCTCATATTCTTCGCCGATACATCTTACCTCTTTTTTCTAAATTTTACTCTCtaattttctttctttttcacgtTTTCATTTTTATGCTATCATTCTCTCTTCTCGTTTCGTTTTTATCGTACCTATTCTTTTATAATCTATTCTCTCATATGTTTCTTTTCCTCTTGGCTAATATCCCATCTCCTCTTTTCCACCCAAAACGCACCGAAAAAACGTCAAGTAAGAAGCCTTCTCATTCTCTTATTATCTAATAAAGCGAAGTTGTTCCAAGTATTTTGTCTTGTATCAATTCCATTAACGACAAACTAACCACCAAGCTTACAAGTAACTTAAATATTGATTTCCATTGCCAATAGGCCAATATGAAAACAATAAGAAATAAGCAGTGTTTCACCTATCCTATCAATCATTTAATAACACATTCTATTTCAAGTCAATCAATACTCATCATTATTATAACATAGTACCATAAATTATGTATTATAAAATGCATATACCATTAACCATTATCAGTCATGGTCAGCAACATCATGCTGCCTGCTGTTACCATTTTGTCTTCATTCAACGACACCAATCCCACTCCCATTCCTCACATTTAAATAAAAGATTCCTCAAtaaaaaaacaaaagcaaaactTACAAAAATTCAGCACATAAACATGAAGAAAGTATATAGAAAAGTTTCACACATGGAAAAAGTAACAATAGTATCTGCTTTCTATAATTGCACAACGTAGTTATTCATTCATTCACCTATTTACATATATTTATATTATAACTTTTTTTGGCTGGAGGGTATTACAAGTTACAAGATAGTAGATAGATATAGATCCATGGTATGTATTAGGTGGCAAATAAAAAGTAAACAAAACAAAACTAAAAACTACAATGattatttgttttgtttttttctttATCTATTCTCTGGTTTCGCGACAGATGTAGCCTCAACAACTCAAAAGAAAACTGATAGGAATCATATGTTCTTTGCACCAGAGCACATATCCTTGTTTGTCTATGGTTTGAAGCAAAACCACTTTTTCTGCAACAAAAAAAATGTGAGTAACTATCAAATTTCACCTTCATAAATCATAACAGACACTATTGTTAGAAAATATATTGATGTAATCAATTGAATTAATATGTTACTTTGGCGGATTTATCATCTTCCTTGCGCGAATTAGATCTTCGCTGTGAATTAATTCGGGTTGATCCTCCTCCGCCAGTTTTTTTCTCATCTCTGGCTTTGTTGAATATAACAGTGAATCCTTCAGCTGATGCAGGATCATTTACATCCCAATCCCCGAATTTGGGTAAAGG from Lathyrus oleraceus cultivar Zhongwan6 chromosome 7, CAAS_Psat_ZW6_1.0, whole genome shotgun sequence encodes the following:
- the LOC127104568 gene encoding protein NOI4; protein product: MASYEQQGKPLPKFGDWDVNDPASAEGFTVIFNKARDEKKTGGGGSTRINSQRRSNSRKEDDKSAKKKWFCFKP